The bacterium region AATCTATAAATAGAGTTACACGACTTAAATTATTAAGAATTTAAAAAGAGGGAAAACTATCAAGATTTTTTTAATCTTGGGAAAATTATAGAAGGAAGAAAGAGAGTAATGAACCAACAAGGAGGATAAACTAATGAATCTCTTTAAATCAAAAAAATATGCTTTAACCATAATTGGTGCGATGATGATTATGGTTAGTTTAGGAATTAAACAAGCTTAGGCTATACCTATAATAGGAGCACAGGTGTATGCAACAGGTGATGCGGTTGTAGTTACGATTGGAACCAGATGTGCTGCCTTCACGGATGAATTGTGGTTATGCACACGAGGGACGATACTACCAGGTCCTAATGGAACATATATCGGTTCCAACGCCGACGAGGGTTTAGTAGTAAACTTAGGTGTTTTTGCCGCGGGGACTGAATTGGTATTCAAGCTTTATGTTCACGACATTCCATTGAACATAACCCCTACTTTCTTTTTAGGGCCTGCCGACCGTAATCCTGATAGCAGATACCATGCTCAGATTGATTTTGATGCACCAGGTCTGGCAGCGAACGAGGCATTTATGGAGTTTGAAGACTTCATAGACCAGGACCCGTTTACTGTTGCGTGGGACCATCCCTGGGGTGGACCTGCCGAACCGGACTATAACGACTGTAGATTCAAGTTGTCGGGTGTTGGGAGAAGCCCAGTTCCGGAACCTTCAACCATGTATCTTCTGGGCTGTGGACTAATAGGTTTGGTTGGATATGGAAGGAAAAAGTTATCCATGAGAGAGAAGAAGTCATAGAAAAGTTTAAAGGAGAAAGGAAAAGCTATGAGCCAACTTTCCATCGAGTTAGTATAGCGTGCTGTGAGGAGATATAACAATACAAAGTTTTGCTGTATAATACCGAAATAATAATAATATAGCCTTTAGAAGGAGGTATTATATGGCGAGGCAAGCGAAAAGCGAGGAATGATTAAGTTAACGAAGGAAGAGAGGGAAGGAATTGGAGGTAATAAAGAGGTCAAGGACAGCAAGCATACG contains the following coding sequences:
- a CDS encoding PEP-CTERM sorting domain-containing protein, yielding MYATGDAVVVTIGTRCAAFTDELWLCTRGTILPGPNGTYIGSNADEGLVVNLGVFAAGTELVFKLYVHDIPLNITPTFFLGPADRNPDSRYHAQIDFDAPGLAANEAFMEFEDFIDQDPFTVAWDHPWGGPAEPDYNDCRFKLSGVGRSPVPEPSTMYLLGCGLIGLVGYGRKKLSMREKKS